In the Sorghum bicolor cultivar BTx623 chromosome 4, Sorghum_bicolor_NCBIv3, whole genome shotgun sequence genome, agtgaaaGCTACACACACTTAAAAAAGAAAGGGACTATTTGGTTTCCTACCGCGGTTTGCCGCGCAAAATATGTGGCTACCATATAAAGTTGGCTGGTGTTTGGTTTAGGCATAGTTTATGGCAGCCACGAGCTACGGCTGCCATTTTCTTCGCCTTGTCTTCCACGACGTCACAATTGACGTGGCAGGTGCTCGCCAGAAACCAAACCACCTCTAAAGCGAGAACGAGTTACGTACAATTTAGAATGAAAAGAGTATATTTACggcagtttgctttgtttattTATGGCTACAAGTGTAAGCTTTTAGAGTGTCTTTCCGATGAAGGTTCCTTTTAGGTTTTTATTGACCGTCCGCGAAGGACCAGTGTTTCTGAATTCTTGAGAAAGCGAGATGTAATTATCTTGGCGCAGGAGTATCCCACCGCGCTTACTTTCTCTCTTGCAATCTCCGGTTACTCTCTAGAAAGCGGGCGAGATTTTCGTTCTTTCGTTCACAGGTTTTTTCCATTATAATCCACGAGACAGGCATGAATATTGTGAGCCACACAAGCTATTCCTGGTCCTGGTTGCTAATCCCGGTTCAGAGGGAAAAACCACTGAATTGCTCAACTGCTCTGCAAGCTCGAGAGCACAGTGACCTGTAATCCTGTATGATGTATGTATGCATGTACCTACCCTCGACAAGTTGACATGCTCGAAACATCCTATATGCAAAGCATGTTATTCGGCTAAAGTTGGTCGAGTTTCAGACAAATTCCAAATGGAGACAAGTAGTAGTGTACTGGCGCGGAGACGGTGAAGCCGTGGAGCCCGGTGATAAGATAAACTGataagcagcggcggcggctggcgcggcgacggcgacggagaGGCGACTTGTAGGGCTtttgcgcgcgcgcgcgtgtgggCTGTGGGGTGGGGGTCGAGAGCAACGGGCGCTGGCGCGACACGAGCGGCAACCAATGGCCAGAGGCAGCCCCCCCTGATCCCGCCGCGTAGGCGTAGCCTCTCCCAATCGCGCGCGGCCAATGCCCGGCCTCCACACCATTCCCTCGTCTCATCCGCATGACCCCATCCCATCCCGGCCGGCTCCCGGGCCGTCGAGCGGAGCGAGCCCCACTCCCTTTCTGGTTTCTGCTGCCCCGCCCCCACTTCCCCACTCAACGCAACGGCACAAGGCGTCAAGGCCACAATGCCTGCCTAATCCCCTGCCTGCGGCCACACGTTTGTCACCGCGCGAACCGAGGGGTTTTTACTGCACCGGCCGGTCGGTGAGGGCGTAGTACGTCCGAGGTCGGGGGCTTGCAGCGACCGCACCGCACGCCCGCCGGCACTGGGCAGGGACGCAGGGTGCGGCTCTGGAGCCTAGCGCGTTTCTGGCAAGTGGCAACTGGTTCTGGGATGCGCATGCGCTCGCGAACCGGAGACGGAGGAGTATGCTAATGGCAGCGCTGCATTGCAGGCCCACTGCGGGCATTTGTGGGCCTGATTGCGCTCGTTGCAGGCCTCAAGTTCTGGGGACACGACGGCCCAACCAAACCCACCACACCTTGTTCCGTGTGGCCCCTTGTCGTTTCACCGTTCCGAGAGGGCGGCACTGGTGACGTCACTCACCCATCGCTTCGGTCCGGTCGCGTGCGCTTCACGCAGCGGCTCCTCCCCACTCCTCTCACGGTCACGGTCACACCACACCGCCGGTGCCCACCGCTTCAGTCGCAAGTCGCTCCAACAATCCACAGCACCAACGCCCGGCCCAACGCTGCGCCACCGGCGACCCGAATCCCCCCTCCTCCCTTGAGATCCGCGGCGCCGAATTAAAGAGCGATGGCGACGGAGCTGACGGCGGCGCAGCTGCGGGCGTACGACGGCACCGACCCGTCCAAGCCCATCTACGTCTCCATCCGAGGCAAGGTCTACGACGTCACCTCCGGCCGCGGATTCTACGGCCCCGGCGGCTCCTACGCCGTCTTCGCGGGCCGCGAGGCCAGCCGCGCCCTCGGCAAGATGTCCAAGGACGAGGCCGACGTCTCAGGGGACCTCTCCGGGCTCACCGACAAGGAGCTCGGCGTCCTCGCCGACTGGGAGACCAAGTTCCAGGCCAAGTACCCCGTCGTCGCCCGCCTCGCCGACGCCTGAACTCGGCAGTCTCAGGCTCAACCACCCCCAATCAGCCGCGAGGAGCAGCTCTCTGCTGCGGCCAAGTGTCAGTGTAAACTCTGTCCTGCCTCTTGCAGTGTTGTTCACTGTTGTGCTTGCTTGTTTGTTGCTACCCAATAATCTGTGAATGGAAGGATGTATGTGGCTGTGAATTATTCCTAGTCCTTGCATACAGTGCTACCACATGCCATGATTTATGTGCTTTGGTTGTTGTGTAATTCCATGACCAATAATCTGTATGAAGGATTGGGGTTGGTTTATAATTATGTCATTGAGCTGAGTGGCTTTGTATATACGATTGGCTTTTCTAAGATGTAGGGCTTGATTTAACTAATCCTCAACTCAAttagatgataataaaataataatatccaAGTATCCAACCATACAAGTGTTGTTCCCGGTAGGCTCACGCTCGTTTCACAGAGTTTGGGTTGGCAATTCTTTGATACACTGTCAGATATTTCTAGACAGACCATCAACATAAGTATATAACCACAATAATCACATCGTACACACCAAACTGTCAGCCGTCATCCACATCATCAGCCGCCGACTCAACGCACCTCCCCTTATTATATATCTAGTACTGTATAATATATCACCACCATGCCGCAGACCTCCACCATGGCTATTGGCTATAAGCATCGTTCTTGTCCTAAATCCTATTGCCCCTAGGTACAGTGATAATGGGATTAGTCAGTGAGGACATGTGCTTGCTTCCTAGTTCCTACATAGACCTTGCTTagcaccgtagcactttcgtttctatttgacaaatattgtctaattataaactaagtagactcaaaagatttatctcgaaaattatagataaattatataattagttatttcttatttatatttaatgctctataaatATGCCGtaaaattcaatgtgacgagaatccgaaaaattttgtaattttttttgaactaaacaaggccataatgaCCTATGCTATGATCTGAATGGTAGGACCTGCTGTGGCCTGTGGCGATTCTATGTATGGAGTTGGTGTCCCTTTTAAATTGCCGCAAGATTTCAGATATATAAGGTTGTTGTAGTGTTTGACTTAGGTCCTGTTTGGCATAGCTCGACTttactagtaaagctgtttttttagaaaatagtttTATGAGCAACTTTCTAAATGAAGCTAAACTATTTTAAGAAAAATGTTTGGTAAAAtaacttcaccaactacttcttgCATAGATGGGAGAaagaaatgagggagagagagctgcaataagctacttttttcagcttcatcccacTCATGTTTTTtgagaggagaagaaaaacagcttcacctatgaagctgttttggaaacaagtgtttggcaaaaaaagcaGCTCACAAcaactcatgaagctgttgtgagctgtaccaaacagaccCTTAACTTGTAAGTATATTTCTGCTTGAAAGCATGCACACTTCCCAAGCAGCAACTATATGGAACCGATGATGGTTTTCAAATAGATTTATTTCACATTGTTTGGCCTAGGAACGAAGGAACTAGTCAATAGCCTTGCCGCCACCTTAACCATCTCAAGTGGCGGAGGTAACGAACTTTCACGATTAAGGTCAATACTATAAACCACTAGGATCATATATTAATGGACAAACTAATACTAGTATGTAGATTTAGCTAGAAAAAATAAAGAGATTGCTCTAGTATCTTTTCTCATGCCTAGGGCCATGGCTATACTGGCCCTTTATGTTCACCACTCACCATCTTCGTATAGGCTGATTCACCAACAATGGATTTCAGGGGCCGCAAGAAACATGCAATATATAGATGTTGTTTGGACGTTGGTCACTAGTAACCACGCGTGAAGTGCGGCGGGTTGTGATGGTGGTATGGTTTTTGGGCGCTACATTCTATGGGTTTTGTGTTGTAAAAAGCTATGGCAATTTGGTTGTGGTGGCAAGCCACGGCTGTGGCGTGGCGGTCAATGGTCGTCAACCAACGGCTGTGGTTGCATGagcaagattttatttattgttGGCTTTTTGGATCTCAATATCCCATTGAGTTGTTAAAGGTTTTGATCTTTGAAGCCATCTTGGCCACCGATTCATGGAAGGCAACATGGATAACTATTTTGAGCCCGAATCAGAATACAGTCGAATGGATTACTGTTTATGTTCCTGCTTGAGATCTCGAGTTACTTGCACGTGCAAAAATAATTCTGTACTTTCGAAATATCTGTTCAAGTCTTACAAACGAGATTACCTATTTACCATCAAACAGACAAGCACAACACTACCTATGACGCTACCAAATCAGGATGAGGCACGTTACGTTCCAAAAAAAATCAGGATGTGGCACATCACTATTGTGATGGTGTTTTTCTATAAAAGATTCTTTTATTAAATCGTCAATAGCATTATATCAAGTCAATACAAAGCCTTAAAAACTACTTcctctattctaaattacaAGATATTTTGGTTTTCTAGATATATTACTTTTACTATACATCTAAACATAACATATATCTAAATATATAACAAAAATCATGTATCTAAAAAATTCAAAGCGTCTATAATGAAGGGCCTCCGTTCCTCAATAAATTAATTCTTAGATTCGGTGTCGgtcaaatttttaaagtttgactaactttatagaaaaaaaataacaacatctatttatgacataaaataaACATCTTACAAAAATATATTGTATGGTAAATAAAtctaatctaataatactaatttgatatcataaatcttaATAGCTTTTTATAGAAATTCGataagttttaaaagtttgacttaaaacaactctaaaaatatatttatctaGAAACGGAGGAAATGTAACAATTTATTATAGACTAAATTGGCAAGCCATATGACTAGGAACAAATATCCTATATGGAATAAAATCTTTCTATATACCGCTGTTATATATTATATGGATAAAGGACTGTATGATGGTTTTCTTCTTCTGTGTATAATGTAGGTATCAAATTGGGAAAATGCGTATCACattttttgacaaaaaaaagAAGACATGATTTCGGATTTTTCGGTGGCGTGTGCCAGGCTTTCGGCCGCACCGCGGGGCCGGATCTGACTCGGCAACCAGCAACGAACCGGGATGCTCCGCAGGTCCAGAATCGCACTTGCCCAGGAGCCAGCCCAACCCAGCTCGCCTGCCGGCCGAACCAAACccgctccgcctccgccgccttcGCACCTGCTGGACGTGATCTCGCCCGCCTGGCAGATTAACAATCACCATTAAGGTTCAGTTGGATGCAGCTTCCGAGGTCCGGAAAGCGGTGCGCCGAGCCGGCCACGGCGGCGACCGCCAAGGCGGAGATGGAGGTTTTCGGCGGCGGCGATGGTGCTCCGCACAAACGCGTCaaaccgctgccgccgccgccgcctcaggCATTTAGATCGGTAATTGGGCTTTTTTTTTCCCTCCTCGCGTGGCTTTGCTTCTGTTCCGTTTACGACGGCGCGCGCTGAGATTGAAGGCTACAGTATGCTTTCGATTCTGCGCTTGCCTCGTGTCGCGCGGATCGTATGGCTCGTGCGAGACAGAAGGTGGCGCGGTGAAGTCTGAACGACCTCATTGCCACTCTCGTGCTAAAAATCTGGTGAAGTTGTGCCACGTTGTTTCGGTTCGATGCTGCATTGGCATTATTCAGTTCATGATGCATCGACTCGCTGACACGAAGTTAGATGAGATCTCTAGTTAAATTTTGTTTGAGCCTTTCATGTGGATATGTGGTTTGACTACTTGAAATCATGACCGTTGCTTACTTGCTTAGTCTCTGTCCTGCTTCTAGAGAGGAAGTCTAGAAAACATAAAGGTTCTTGTAAATTCAGAGAATGCATTCTTGGCGTGATAAATTTGTCCAGGACTGTCAGGTCCTTTTAGTTTGATCAAATCTGCAGCACATGGTTTAACTTTTCAGGACAGATGCCTGCCTTTGCCATTCATGTCTGCTATAGGTTCTTGAGAGTTCTAAGGTGTTTGCAAAAACACCTCATAGATTATATATTCTGTTCAAGTATTATTGGTTTGTTCAATCAGTATCCAAACTACAACTGCACAAGGCCCTTTAATTCGTTCTCTGATTCCAACATAACCTGTTGCAGGACCTGTCCTGTGATGTGCTTGATGAACCTAGCCCATTGGGTCTGCGACTAAGAAAAAGTCCATCTCTGCTGGACCTTATTCAGACGAAGCTTTCTCAGGCAAAATCTGCCAGTGAACAGTTTGATGTGCACAACAATGTTTCTGATACACCCATGAAGAAAGAGGTTAGATCTGGGGCTCCTACAGCTGGTGAACGACCGAAAGCTTCAAATTTTCCTGCAAATGTTTTGAGAATTGGTAGTTGGGAGGTAACAAAATGCAAGTTTCCTCTTTTCTCAAAAAGATGTGGATTCCCATTTTGTTGTTATACTATATGACACTATAGGAGTCCTATTTGAGCAACTATTTTGCAGCTTTCCCAGACAACCCACCCTATTACCCTAACACTCATAATATTTCTGACCAGTACATTTCACACTACGAAGGTGATTTGGTCGCAAAGTGCTACTTTGCAAAGCATAAGCTTGTCTGGGAAGTCCTACATGATGGTCTCAAGAGTAAGATAGAAATTCAGTGGTCAGATATTATTGCTTTGAAGGCAACCTGCCCCGAGAATGAACAAGAAGGGATCTTAGATCTTGTGGTAAGTTCCTTAGAGGCTGAGACatattttgttgtagtcttttgCATCTCATCATCAGTTCCTTAAACAACATCCCGTTTTCTTTTGTGAAGTTGGCTCGCCCACCCCTTTTCTTCAAAGAGACTAATCCTCAGCCAAGGAAACATACACTATGGCAGGCTGCATCAGATTTTACTGATGGACAGGCAAGCGTCAACAGGTGAAGAACCAGTGCAAAATGTATTTTCCATGTTGGAAGGCAATGTTCTACATAAAGAAATGTTTTTAGTGGGGAGTTGTGACCTATGCTGCTACTCTGTTTTGTAAACATGTTTAACTTTTtgttatgtgcatatttttagtTACTCAGCTAATATATTAGCTTCCTATTTAGATTTGCttgttttgattttcatgaatgatttTGGTAACTTGCCTTCTATTACATGTTGAtttatatactattattttTGTTGCCTACCTAAGGAACTAAATACTAAAAAGGATTATGCGTGCAGGAGACATACCTTGCAGTGCCCCTCAAGTTTGTTAAGCAAGAATTTTGAAAAGCTCATTCAATGTGATCATCGTCTACATGAATTGAGCCAACAGCCAGCTGCCATATTGCAAACTCCACATTTTGAACCTAAGCGATCTATTTTTGAAAATCCAAACGAATCAAAGGACTGCTTTGATCTTAATGGCTTGAAGTATGAACATGAAGCTACTTTGCCCAAGTTCACTGATCCCGTCTCAACATGTGTCTTTTCATCACTGTCCAAGAATGTTGGACAACCAATGAACATAGGTAATCAATTCTAGCCACACAATTTAGTATAGACTGCAAGGCTTGTATTTGTGATGTTTTGATGTAATCATGTCTAATGCCAAGGCGTTTACAGGATTTGGTGCTGGAGATTTTGAGGGCACTGTTTCTGAGGAACCAAAGAATTGCAATCAGTGGAATCAATTCAAAGTGCCTGGATTGAAGGCATCCATATCTGTGGAAGATTTGGTTAACCA is a window encoding:
- the LOC8082733 gene encoding uncharacterized protein LOC8082733 isoform X1 → MQLPRSGKRCAEPATAATAKAEMEVFGGGDGAPHKRVKPLPPPPPQAFRSDLSCDVLDEPSPLGLRLRKSPSLLDLIQTKLSQAKSASEQFDVHNNVSDTPMKKEVRSGAPTAGERPKASNFPANVLRIGSWEYISHYEGDLVAKCYFAKHKLVWEVLHDGLKSKIEIQWSDIIALKATCPENEQEGILDLVLARPPLFFKETNPQPRKHTLWQAASDFTDGQASVNRRHTLQCPSSLLSKNFEKLIQCDHRLHELSQQPAAILQTPHFEPKRSIFENPNESKDCFDLNGLKYEHEATLPKFTDPVSTCVFSSLSKNVGQPMNIGFGAGDFEGTVSEEPKNCNQWNQFKVPGLKASISVEDLVNHLGNCRADQRSVSDPPLTINDGKSKEVLEDLVQYLFSDTHSLPASDDKYLMARVDSLYSLLEKDTVPAAICKPECSDDIGINFDGFEEELNSSLAGAKEPLTISRKDSFGELLLNLPPEPSIPQFLFNLAENSEK
- the LOC8081976 gene encoding probable steroid-binding protein 3, which encodes MATELTAAQLRAYDGTDPSKPIYVSIRGKVYDVTSGRGFYGPGGSYAVFAGREASRALGKMSKDEADVSGDLSGLTDKELGVLADWETKFQAKYPVVARLADA
- the LOC8082733 gene encoding uncharacterized protein LOC8082733 isoform X2, translated to MQLPRSGKRCAEPATAATAKAEMEVFGGGDGAPHKRVKPLPPPPPQAFRSDLSCDVLDEPSPLGLRLRKSPSLLDLIQTKLSQAKSASEQFDVHNNVSDTPMKKEYISHYEGDLVAKCYFAKHKLVWEVLHDGLKSKIEIQWSDIIALKATCPENEQEGILDLVLARPPLFFKETNPQPRKHTLWQAASDFTDGQASVNRRHTLQCPSSLLSKNFEKLIQCDHRLHELSQQPAAILQTPHFEPKRSIFENPNESKDCFDLNGLKYEHEATLPKFTDPVSTCVFSSLSKNVGQPMNIGFGAGDFEGTVSEEPKNCNQWNQFKVPGLKASISVEDLVNHLGNCRADQRSVSDPPLTINDGKSKEVLEDLVQYLFSDTHSLPASDDKYLMARVDSLYSLLEKDTVPAAICKPECSDDIGINFDGFEEELNSSLAGAKEPLTISRKDSFGELLLNLPPEPSIPQFLFNLAENSEK